In one Spirosoma rigui genomic region, the following are encoded:
- a CDS encoding adenylate/guanylate cyclase domain-containing protein: MKAKILVVDDETDLELLIKQKFRRQIREKQYEFVFAHDGEEALLVLEQHPDIDMVLTDINMPGMDGLTLLVKLHETNPMLKSVIVSAYGDMDNIRTAMNRGAFDFITKPVNFEDLELTMQKTMDYVTQLRQTLQAIKENDILRMYVDESVLAFMGRTEFETSLSASETVHATVMFIDICGFTAIAEKESADTVVKLVNRYFDIMVKEIIAQGGHVDKFMGDAVMAVFRGDYHLDRAIEAGLGVRSQIATLESPLTNQPDYHPQVAIGINTGEMVSGNIGSRTLRRLDYTVIGDAVNMAQRLQTVARPGQVVITELSQQDVAESFTCERIGEVSLKNKSAPVIIYNVLG; encoded by the coding sequence ATGAAGGCAAAAATACTGGTCGTCGACGACGAAACAGATCTTGAACTCTTGATCAAGCAGAAATTTCGACGGCAGATTCGGGAAAAACAATACGAATTCGTATTCGCCCACGACGGCGAAGAAGCGCTGCTTGTTCTCGAACAGCACCCCGATATTGACATGGTCCTTACCGATATCAACATGCCCGGTATGGATGGATTGACGCTGCTGGTGAAGCTCCACGAAACCAATCCGATGCTCAAATCGGTAATTGTTTCCGCCTATGGCGACATGGATAATATCCGTACCGCTATGAACCGGGGCGCTTTCGACTTCATCACCAAACCCGTTAATTTCGAAGATCTCGAACTTACCATGCAGAAGACGATGGACTATGTCACGCAGCTCCGGCAAACGCTGCAGGCCATCAAGGAAAATGATATTCTGCGCATGTACGTCGATGAGTCGGTATTGGCGTTTATGGGGCGTACCGAGTTTGAAACATCCCTCTCGGCCAGCGAAACCGTGCACGCCACCGTTATGTTCATCGACATTTGTGGATTCACGGCCATCGCCGAAAAAGAATCAGCCGATACGGTTGTCAAGCTGGTAAACCGCTACTTCGACATTATGGTGAAGGAAATCATTGCGCAGGGCGGCCACGTAGACAAATTCATGGGCGACGCTGTAATGGCCGTTTTTCGGGGCGATTACCACCTCGACCGGGCCATCGAAGCCGGGCTGGGGGTGCGCTCGCAGATCGCGACTCTCGAATCACCTTTAACGAACCAGCCCGACTATCATCCGCAGGTAGCCATTGGTATTAATACCGGCGAGATGGTGTCTGGTAACATTGGTTCCCGCACGCTCCGACGGCTGGACTATACCGTGATCGGGGATGCCGTAAATATGGCGCAGCGGCTTCAGACCGTAGCCCGGCCGGGGCAGGTCGTCATTACAGAATTATCCCAGCAGGACGTAGCGGAATCGTTCACCTGCGAACGCATTGGCGAGGTAAGTCTAAAAAACAAATCGGCCCCTGTAATTATCTATAACGTGCTGGGCTAA
- a CDS encoding response regulator produces the protein MKILVVDDETDVKDLFEQRFRREIRSGEFELAFANSGEEALTYLDGHPSEIILILSDINMPGMSGFELLRHIRSDFNAPPPPIVMMITAYGDPGSQQQAVELGANDFLTKPLDFAVLKQKLRNVA, from the coding sequence ATGAAAATTCTAGTTGTTGACGACGAGACCGACGTAAAAGACCTCTTCGAGCAGCGTTTCAGGCGCGAAATCAGAAGTGGGGAGTTTGAACTGGCCTTTGCCAACTCGGGCGAAGAAGCCCTGACCTACCTAGATGGTCATCCCTCCGAAATCATACTCATTCTTTCTGATATCAACATGCCCGGCATGAGTGGCTTCGAACTGCTGCGGCACATCCGGTCCGACTTCAACGCCCCTCCTCCACCCATTGTCATGATGATCACGGCCTACGGCGATCCGGGTTCACAGCAACAGGCGGTTGAACTGGGGGCTAATGACTTTCTGACCAAACCGCTCGATTTCGCGGTGTTGAAACAAAAACTTCGCAACGTAGCATGA
- a CDS encoding tetratricopeptide repeat protein: MMIRLVQLTGLLWLLASGCLYAQLSTDTLQAWLRTHRQATPVRVDRLTDLSMAVRSDDYVQAQELAENALTLARKLNYPLGEANALLALGGAYAGRNDYEKALQYLNQARQRYEQLNNRSGVARVLGQMGWIDTSRGDYVPALSRGLISLEQARQLKDSVLLRQATARLGMLYSLLGDYDQAIRYYTTALDLHKQAGQEGNIARLLNGMGELYRYQGDLTKATRYYNKAIRLAQRLNNAGIQAEAESNLAAAEVKDGQPEQALETGRQALRVLLAKGSYEVVSWTYTVLGQAHLQLNQPDSAIYYSQRGWNLSRHIGYKEAARDASDVLARAYALKDDYRTAYKFQEFNMAYDDTLSGRRTQQQLTLLQQNAQAAERRAQAALRAEEAQQQRQWLITALIGLVLVAAVALSFWNSYRRQQRANEQLKRQQEELKTAQSQLIQAEKMASLGELTAGIAHEIQNPLNFVNNFSDVSTELVDELMDEHQKPDRDAELERELLADLKQNLQKINHHGNRASSIVKGMLQHSRASNGQRELTDLNALSNEYLRLAYHGLRAKDKTFNAELITKLDPTLGPVNVVAQDIGRVLLNLFTNAFYAVQQRQKASGAESFKPTVTVSTQRTDTGVAIRISDNGTGMDEAVKQKIFQPFFTTKPTGQGTGLGLSLAYDIITKGHKGTLTVESVLNKGTTFTIRLPV; encoded by the coding sequence ATGATGATTCGTCTCGTTCAACTGACCGGTCTGCTGTGGCTGTTGGCTTCCGGTTGCCTATATGCGCAACTGTCGACCGATACACTGCAGGCCTGGTTACGAACGCACAGGCAGGCCACACCCGTGCGGGTCGATCGGCTGACTGACCTGTCGATGGCTGTGCGCAGCGACGATTATGTACAGGCGCAGGAGTTGGCCGAGAACGCCCTGACCCTGGCCCGTAAACTCAACTACCCCCTAGGCGAAGCCAATGCGCTGCTGGCCCTGGGCGGTGCCTACGCGGGTCGTAATGACTACGAGAAAGCTCTTCAGTACCTCAACCAGGCCCGCCAGCGGTATGAGCAGTTGAACAATCGTAGTGGCGTGGCGCGGGTGCTGGGTCAGATGGGTTGGATCGATACCAGCCGGGGCGATTATGTTCCAGCTCTCTCGCGAGGATTAATTTCGCTGGAGCAGGCCAGACAGTTGAAAGATTCGGTGCTGTTGCGGCAGGCGACCGCCCGGCTGGGTATGCTCTACAGCCTGCTTGGCGACTACGATCAGGCTATTCGCTATTATACAACTGCGCTCGATCTGCACAAACAGGCGGGTCAGGAAGGCAATATTGCCCGGTTGCTGAACGGAATGGGCGAATTGTACCGCTACCAGGGCGACCTGACCAAAGCTACCCGGTACTATAATAAAGCCATTCGCCTGGCACAACGACTGAACAATGCCGGTATTCAGGCCGAAGCCGAAAGCAACCTGGCCGCGGCCGAAGTAAAGGACGGACAGCCGGAGCAGGCGCTGGAGACAGGTCGGCAGGCCCTGCGGGTCCTGCTCGCCAAAGGATCCTACGAAGTTGTTTCCTGGACCTACACTGTGCTGGGTCAAGCCCACCTGCAGCTGAACCAGCCTGACAGTGCCATCTACTACAGCCAGCGAGGCTGGAACCTGAGCCGTCATATCGGATACAAAGAAGCCGCCCGTGACGCCAGTGACGTCCTGGCCCGCGCCTACGCCCTGAAAGACGATTACCGGACCGCCTACAAATTCCAGGAATTCAACATGGCCTACGATGATACGTTGTCGGGCCGGCGGACGCAGCAACAGTTGACCTTACTGCAGCAGAACGCCCAGGCAGCCGAACGACGGGCACAGGCTGCGCTCCGGGCCGAAGAAGCACAGCAGCAACGGCAATGGCTTATCACCGCGCTCATTGGCCTGGTGCTGGTTGCGGCCGTGGCCTTATCTTTCTGGAACAGCTACCGCCGACAGCAGCGGGCCAATGAACAGCTGAAACGCCAGCAGGAAGAGTTGAAGACCGCCCAAAGCCAGTTGATTCAAGCCGAAAAAATGGCGTCGCTGGGTGAATTAACAGCTGGCATCGCCCACGAAATCCAGAATCCACTCAACTTTGTCAATAACTTCTCCGACGTCTCGACCGAACTGGTGGATGAGCTGATGGATGAACACCAAAAACCCGACCGGGATGCGGAGTTGGAGCGTGAACTGCTGGCCGATTTAAAACAAAACCTGCAAAAGATCAATCATCACGGCAACCGGGCGTCGTCCATCGTCAAGGGTATGCTTCAGCACTCACGGGCCAGTAATGGCCAGCGCGAGCTTACCGATCTGAACGCACTCAGCAATGAATACCTCCGGTTAGCCTATCATGGACTGCGCGCGAAAGACAAGACGTTCAATGCCGAACTTATCACTAAATTGGACCCCACACTAGGGCCGGTCAACGTAGTGGCTCAGGATATAGGCCGGGTATTGCTGAATTTGTTTACGAACGCCTTTTACGCCGTTCAGCAACGGCAGAAAGCCAGCGGTGCTGAATCATTCAAACCTACGGTAACGGTTAGTACACAGCGTACGGACACCGGCGTTGCCATTCGGATCAGTGACAACGGTACAGGAATGGATGAGGCTGTCAAACAAAAAATATTTCAACCATTCTTCACCACCAAGCCGACCGGTCAGGGAACAGGATTGGGGCTAAGTTTAGCCTACGATATTATCACGAAGGGCCATAAGGGAACGCTCACGGTAGAGAGCGTTCTGAACAAAGGAACCACGTTTACCATCAGGCTACCAGTTTGA
- a CDS encoding ATP-binding protein → MDQDEIVSSLLTALIINQVRRFLDTKNRLPDWDMWLSRYWIIVGAAVAFSAVISEDFPLRLIWLISLAMVAYTVWLQKENQPARTLLLGVAPFMVLQTIRKIIEDVFPRFYARYDDYFDSAIGFTLIWLFTFYIFANRQKKALVKIEQQREEEAAERRIIEARKTELEVLVAARTAEIMNQKAELERALSDLKATQNQLVHSEKMASLGELTAGIAHEIQNPLNFVNNFSEVSVELVEELEEEQQKPDRDAGLEAELLADLKQNLQKINHHGGRASSIVKGMLQHSRAGSGQREPTDLNGFVDEYLRLAYHGLRAKDKTFNASFSTDLDPDLGLITVVPQDIGRVLLNLFTNAFYAVQQRSHLLTEQQPTRKYTPTVTVKTRCQNGQAVIQIADNGVGIPDELQQKIFQPFFTTKPTGQGTGLGLSLAFDIVTQGHGGTITVDSRENEGTTFVITLPA, encoded by the coding sequence ATGGATCAGGATGAAATTGTTTCATCGCTCTTAACGGCCCTTATCATCAATCAGGTAAGGCGGTTTCTGGACACGAAGAACCGTCTGCCGGACTGGGATATGTGGCTTAGCCGTTACTGGATCATTGTTGGGGCTGCGGTAGCCTTCAGCGCGGTAATTTCGGAAGATTTTCCGCTACGCCTGATCTGGCTGATCTCACTGGCAATGGTTGCCTACACAGTCTGGCTTCAGAAGGAAAACCAGCCCGCCCGAACCTTACTGCTGGGCGTGGCTCCTTTTATGGTGCTCCAGACCATCCGTAAAATTATTGAAGACGTGTTCCCGCGTTTTTATGCGAGGTACGATGACTACTTCGATTCGGCCATTGGCTTTACCCTGATCTGGCTCTTTACGTTTTACATCTTTGCCAATCGTCAGAAGAAAGCCCTGGTGAAGATTGAACAGCAACGAGAGGAAGAAGCCGCCGAGCGACGTATTATCGAAGCCCGAAAAACGGAACTGGAAGTGTTGGTAGCCGCCCGAACGGCCGAGATCATGAACCAAAAAGCCGAACTTGAACGTGCCCTATCTGATCTGAAAGCCACGCAGAATCAACTGGTCCACAGCGAAAAAATGGCGTCGCTGGGTGAGTTGACGGCCGGTATCGCCCATGAAATTCAGAACCCGCTCAACTTCGTCAATAACTTCTCCGAAGTATCGGTTGAACTCGTTGAAGAGTTGGAAGAGGAGCAGCAGAAGCCCGACCGGGACGCGGGCCTGGAGGCCGAACTGCTGGCCGACCTGAAACAGAACCTGCAGAAAATCAATCACCATGGCGGCCGGGCGTCGTCCATCGTGAAAGGAATGCTCCAGCACTCGCGGGCGGGCAGCGGTCAGCGTGAACCAACCGATCTGAATGGTTTCGTCGATGAATACCTGCGACTGGCTTATCATGGCCTGCGCGCAAAAGACAAAACTTTCAACGCCAGTTTCAGCACCGACCTCGATCCGGATCTGGGCCTGATCACCGTAGTGCCGCAGGATATAGGGCGGGTACTACTCAACCTGTTCACAAATGCCTTTTATGCCGTGCAGCAACGTAGCCACCTGCTTACGGAACAGCAACCGACCCGGAAATATACCCCGACCGTAACCGTAAAAACGCGCTGCCAGAACGGGCAGGCGGTTATTCAGATCGCCGACAATGGCGTTGGCATTCCCGACGAGTTGCAGCAGAAAATTTTCCAGCCTTTTTTCACCACCAAACCCACTGGGCAGGGAACGGGTCTTGGGCTGTCGCTGGCCTTTGATATCGTTACCCAGGGACACGGGGGTACGATTACCGTTGATAGTCGCGAAAATGAGGGGACCACTTTTGTCATTACGTTACCGGCCTGA
- a CDS encoding cyclic nucleotide-binding domain-containing protein, with protein MNVDVSNQPSVLSFAQRWQRALGVRPDEARTVGLFFVHNFLLGIGTILVYVAANAILLENNPETNLPIAYLCSAVAMIGIGRLYGYYEHHLLLSSLATRVLLTVVAMTIVVGLLVAFGHSVAAAVAIMAGYRVVYLLTNLEFWGVSAVVFDTRQSKRLFSVISSGDMPAKALGAILAAFVHAHTGILLLVMVAFGAFLAAFYTLQLTIQSHEVHAAHRPARAVKREPSRFVGKRFGGSNLIFLMCLSLAALAAAAIEIEYNFFVNVKHRFHDQSDVIKYVSYVLALTYSLAMLVKLLLSGALLDKFGVRRSLLLLPLVALVGLVGLITLNRIGTEETVLLIYFCLLYLVFEVVRRSLFDPVFLVLFQPLSPPQRLKGHTLAKGLYEPLGLGLAGVLIWAMHNNSTLEKVVPFVWLALLIGAFYLLRKTYGHYMHELNDAIGRRFLERDQLAMPTAAKAAMVRQLSSDKPADVIAALGWLGAHSPQELTQQVPPLLDHADSGVRHRALAMLADHDLPTPVRPLTHVALTDPEPALREQAAYLLGRRISAEPGELAPLLNHTDLSIRQGGIRGVLELNPKDSAGRNSLRVLINNPDPALQQIALTLIGRLRLTDFASVVTQRLTSDNPTLAKAAITAAGGLGDPGLTNFLVTHLTDPGIGRLAVNALKAGQDTIISALKASLPSTNRLLIERIATICGTIRTDESRQLLNELASQPDLTVRGAALRALRRFPNEAADDALFRILLDEEIALAQRLLHGSVDEPMLVDTLDYELTVLLQRLFDVLTQLYDSETIAGARMGVNHPARERRANSLELLDNLIPRTVYQTMQVLVDDLPLPERVRMLDAELGPFTESESIRSFVLRTGETVFSAWTVSVVLHSLPTADALAAQQALLAQSRALSPLLMSHSANHQAHIPDYDRVLLLAHTSLFSQTPENVLASVTPIMKEESHAAGKTIFQKGDLGTGMFVIYSGEVSIRDGNTELARFGRGDFFGELALLDTEARSASAEALTDVRLLRLDQDDFFDLMEERSEVLRSIVRSLSGRIRRQNDLLAARPAETPAQLA; from the coding sequence ATGAACGTCGACGTCAGTAACCAGCCTTCCGTTCTGTCGTTCGCGCAGCGATGGCAGCGGGCGTTAGGTGTTCGGCCCGACGAAGCCCGAACGGTCGGCTTGTTTTTTGTCCATAATTTCCTGTTGGGTATTGGCACCATCCTCGTTTACGTGGCGGCCAATGCCATTCTGCTCGAAAATAATCCCGAAACGAACCTGCCAATCGCCTACCTCTGCTCGGCCGTGGCCATGATCGGCATTGGGAGGCTGTATGGTTACTACGAACACCATCTGCTCCTGAGTAGTCTGGCCACGCGGGTGCTGTTAACGGTGGTAGCCATGACGATAGTGGTAGGGCTCCTGGTTGCATTCGGCCACTCGGTAGCGGCAGCGGTGGCTATTATGGCGGGCTACCGGGTTGTCTACCTGCTCACGAATCTTGAGTTCTGGGGCGTTTCGGCCGTGGTGTTCGATACGCGGCAGAGTAAGCGTTTGTTCAGCGTTATCAGCTCAGGCGATATGCCAGCCAAAGCGCTGGGTGCCATCCTGGCGGCTTTTGTACACGCCCATACTGGCATTCTATTGCTGGTGATGGTTGCTTTTGGTGCGTTTCTGGCTGCCTTTTACACACTGCAGCTTACCATACAATCCCACGAGGTTCATGCGGCACACCGGCCGGCGCGGGCGGTGAAACGGGAACCATCCCGCTTCGTAGGGAAACGGTTCGGGGGGAGTAATCTGATTTTCCTGATGTGCCTGAGTCTGGCCGCGCTGGCGGCTGCGGCTATTGAAATTGAGTACAACTTTTTCGTCAACGTCAAGCATCGGTTCCACGACCAGTCGGATGTCATCAAATATGTCAGCTACGTGCTGGCCCTCACCTACAGCCTGGCCATGCTTGTTAAGCTGCTGCTGTCGGGTGCGCTGCTCGACAAATTTGGGGTTCGTCGGTCTCTGCTGCTGCTGCCGCTGGTGGCGCTGGTTGGCTTGGTCGGACTGATTACCCTGAACCGGATTGGTACCGAAGAAACCGTACTATTGATCTATTTCTGTCTCCTTTATCTGGTTTTCGAGGTAGTCCGCCGGTCGCTGTTCGATCCGGTATTTCTGGTCTTGTTCCAGCCCCTGTCGCCCCCGCAACGGCTAAAAGGACACACGCTGGCCAAGGGATTGTATGAACCCCTGGGACTTGGCCTGGCGGGTGTGCTCATCTGGGCCATGCATAACAATTCAACCCTCGAAAAAGTGGTGCCTTTTGTCTGGCTGGCGCTACTGATCGGGGCTTTTTACCTGTTGCGTAAGACCTACGGCCACTACATGCACGAACTGAACGACGCCATAGGCCGTCGCTTTCTGGAACGGGATCAGCTCGCTATGCCAACGGCGGCCAAAGCCGCCATGGTCCGGCAGCTCAGCAGCGATAAACCCGCCGATGTCATAGCGGCTTTGGGGTGGCTGGGGGCGCACAGTCCGCAGGAACTGACCCAACAGGTTCCTCCCTTGCTGGACCACGCGGATTCCGGAGTCCGGCACCGGGCGCTGGCCATGCTGGCCGATCACGACCTGCCAACGCCGGTCCGGCCACTGACCCATGTCGCCCTGACCGATCCTGAACCGGCCCTTCGCGAACAGGCAGCTTACCTACTCGGACGACGGATCAGCGCGGAGCCCGGCGAACTGGCTCCGCTCCTGAACCATACAGACCTGAGCATTCGCCAGGGCGGTATTCGGGGCGTACTGGAACTCAACCCCAAAGACTCCGCCGGTCGAAACAGCCTGCGGGTACTTATCAATAACCCGGATCCGGCACTTCAGCAAATAGCCCTCACGCTGATTGGCCGGCTCCGGCTGACCGATTTCGCATCTGTAGTCACCCAACGCCTGACCAGCGACAACCCCACGCTGGCCAAGGCTGCCATCACGGCAGCGGGTGGATTGGGGGACCCTGGCCTGACCAATTTTCTGGTTACCCACCTGACCGATCCGGGTATTGGCCGACTGGCCGTTAATGCGCTGAAAGCAGGGCAGGACACCATTATTTCCGCGCTGAAGGCATCGTTGCCATCGACCAACCGCTTACTGATCGAACGTATTGCCACCATCTGCGGCACCATCCGAACGGACGAAAGCCGCCAATTGCTCAACGAACTGGCCAGCCAGCCAGACCTGACCGTTCGGGGGGCGGCTCTGCGGGCTCTGCGCCGGTTTCCGAACGAAGCGGCCGATGACGCCCTGTTCCGGATTTTGCTCGACGAAGAGATTGCCCTTGCCCAGCGGCTGCTGCATGGGAGTGTCGACGAGCCCATGTTGGTCGATACGCTCGATTATGAACTAACCGTACTGCTGCAGCGCCTGTTCGACGTACTTACGCAGTTGTACGACTCCGAAACCATTGCCGGCGCCCGCATGGGGGTGAATCACCCCGCCCGCGAACGGCGCGCCAATTCGCTGGAACTCCTCGACAACCTGATACCCAGAACGGTTTACCAGACCATGCAGGTACTGGTCGACGACCTGCCTTTGCCCGAGCGGGTCCGCATGCTTGATGCCGAACTGGGGCCGTTTACAGAGTCAGAGTCGATCCGATCTTTTGTTCTCCGAACAGGCGAAACCGTTTTTTCGGCCTGGACCGTTAGTGTCGTGCTGCACAGTTTGCCAACGGCCGATGCACTGGCAGCGCAACAGGCCTTACTTGCTCAATCCCGCGCCTTATCCCCGCTTCTTATGAGTCACTCAGCCAACCATCAAGCCCATATTCCTGATTACGACCGGGTGCTGCTACTGGCGCATACCAGCCTGTTTTCGCAGACCCCCGAGAACGTACTGGCCAGCGTTACGCCCATCATGAAAGAAGAAAGTCACGCTGCGGGCAAGACTATCTTCCAGAAAGGAGACCTTGGTACGGGCATGTTCGTCATCTATTCCGGTGAGGTCAGCATCCGTGACGGCAATACCGAACTGGCCCGCTTCGGCCGGGGCGACTTCTTCGGTGAACTGGCCCTGCTGGACACCGAAGCCCGCTCGGCCAGTGCCGAAGCCCTCACCGATGTGCGGCTGCTGCGGCTAGACCAGGACGACTTCTTCGACCTGATGGAAGAGCGGAGCGAGGTTCTGCGGAGCATTGTCCGCAGCTTGTCGGGACGCATCCGGCGTCAGAATGACCTACTGGCGGCCCGCCCGGCGGAGACACCGGCTCAACTGGCCTGA
- a CDS encoding 2-oxoglutarate dehydrogenase E1 component, translated as MDQFSYIANSDAAYVDQLYQSYKQDPQLVDESWQQFFKGFEFSLTYGEAANGTKPSTTASNGATANGASAKTNGQAAKPVDASHAEKEVSVASLIKAYRSRGHLLAKTNPLKERKDRQPRVDLPDYALTEADLDTTFESGKLLGIGPATLRTIMESLRKIYAGNIGFEYMYIREMEVKNWLRNKIEKEALVFTPTIDEKKRILEKLNEATVFENFLATKYLGQKRFSLEGGESTIPALDTIISQAADMGVEEVMIGMAHRGRLNVLCNILGKSYEAVFDGFEGNVPEQVQGDGDVKYHLGYSSLTETKSGKQISVKLAPNPSHLEAVNPVVEGFVRAQADEEYAGDFTKIMPILIHGDAAVAGQGIVYEVTQMAKLAGYQTGGTVHFVINNQVGFTTDFEDARSSIYCSDVAKIIDAPIFHVNGDDPEAVIFCARLAVEFREKFNRDVFIDMVCYRRYGHNESDEPKFTQPTMYNIIDKHANTRELYNKMLIERGDVDAELANRMDTEFKKQLQDRLDRVKQKAEIPYKPLRLDLDWAELRFAEPADFDQSPETGVSAETLDTVGKALVKLPEGFKPLKQIEKLLKDRQAMLTETKMVNWGTAELLAYGSLLVEGKPVRLSGQDVQRGTFSHRHSVLHDSDTNKSYSSLDFIQDGQQKFQVYNSLLSEYGVLGFEYGYAMANPHALVIWEAQFGDFSNGAQLIIDQFIAAAESKWGIQNGLVMLLPHGYEGQGPEHSNARPERYLQLTAEYNMVVANITTPANFFHLMRRQLAWGFRKPLVVMSPKSLLRHPKCVSPLEELTKGSFQEVLGDSYADPKKVKRVLLCSGKVYYDLLDKQQADQRDDVAIVRLEQLAPLPKKQLDAVLSQYKKADLVWVQEEPENMGYWGYLLRVMAGQNPAASYTLRVVSRGAAASPATGYAKVHTQEQADIVRRAFD; from the coding sequence ATGGACCAGTTTTCATATATCGCCAATTCCGACGCGGCTTACGTAGATCAATTGTATCAGTCTTATAAGCAAGACCCTCAATTAGTTGACGAAAGCTGGCAGCAATTCTTCAAAGGATTCGAGTTCTCATTGACCTACGGCGAAGCCGCCAACGGCACCAAACCGAGTACTACCGCATCGAACGGCGCTACCGCCAACGGTGCATCCGCTAAAACAAATGGCCAGGCTGCCAAACCAGTCGACGCCAGTCATGCCGAAAAAGAAGTTTCGGTGGCCAGCCTGATCAAAGCCTACCGATCACGGGGGCACCTGCTGGCAAAAACAAATCCGCTCAAGGAACGCAAAGACCGCCAGCCTCGGGTTGATCTTCCGGACTATGCCCTGACAGAAGCCGATCTCGATACAACATTTGAATCGGGTAAGCTGCTCGGCATCGGTCCCGCTACGCTCCGTACCATCATGGAGTCGCTGCGGAAGATCTATGCCGGCAACATCGGCTTTGAGTACATGTACATCCGCGAGATGGAGGTGAAAAACTGGCTGCGTAACAAGATCGAGAAAGAAGCGCTGGTCTTTACGCCCACCATCGACGAGAAAAAGCGGATTCTTGAAAAGCTGAACGAGGCCACTGTCTTTGAAAACTTCCTGGCGACCAAATACCTGGGCCAGAAGCGGTTTTCGCTCGAAGGCGGGGAATCAACTATCCCGGCGCTGGACACGATCATTAGTCAGGCGGCCGACATGGGTGTTGAAGAAGTAATGATCGGTATGGCTCACCGGGGGCGTTTGAACGTTCTCTGTAACATTCTGGGTAAATCCTATGAAGCGGTTTTCGATGGCTTCGAAGGAAACGTACCCGAACAGGTGCAGGGTGATGGTGATGTGAAATATCACCTTGGCTATTCCAGCCTGACCGAGACGAAATCCGGTAAGCAGATCAGCGTAAAACTCGCGCCTAACCCGTCGCACCTGGAAGCGGTCAATCCGGTTGTTGAAGGGTTTGTGCGGGCTCAGGCCGATGAAGAGTATGCTGGTGACTTTACCAAGATCATGCCCATCCTGATTCACGGCGACGCAGCCGTTGCCGGTCAGGGCATTGTGTATGAAGTAACCCAAATGGCTAAACTGGCCGGCTACCAAACCGGGGGAACAGTCCATTTTGTGATCAATAACCAGGTTGGTTTCACGACCGATTTTGAGGATGCCCGTTCGTCCATCTATTGTTCGGACGTAGCCAAGATCATCGATGCGCCAATCTTCCACGTCAACGGCGACGATCCGGAAGCGGTTATTTTCTGCGCCCGGCTGGCCGTTGAGTTTCGCGAGAAATTCAACCGTGATGTGTTCATTGATATGGTTTGCTACCGGCGCTACGGCCACAATGAATCCGATGAGCCGAAGTTCACGCAGCCGACGATGTATAACATCATCGATAAACATGCAAACACCCGCGAACTCTACAATAAAATGCTCATCGAACGGGGCGATGTAGACGCTGAGCTGGCGAACCGCATGGATACGGAGTTTAAAAAGCAACTGCAGGACCGGCTTGACCGGGTGAAGCAGAAAGCAGAAATTCCTTACAAACCGTTGCGCCTTGACCTGGACTGGGCCGAACTCCGCTTTGCGGAACCCGCTGATTTTGACCAGTCGCCGGAAACGGGTGTTTCGGCCGAAACGCTGGACACGGTTGGTAAAGCGCTGGTGAAACTGCCCGAAGGGTTTAAGCCGCTGAAGCAGATTGAAAAACTGCTCAAAGACCGGCAAGCGATGCTGACCGAAACCAAGATGGTGAACTGGGGTACGGCTGAGTTGCTGGCCTATGGGTCGCTGCTGGTTGAGGGTAAGCCCGTTCGGTTGAGCGGCCAGGATGTGCAGCGTGGTACGTTCTCGCACCGGCACTCGGTTCTGCACGATTCCGATACCAACAAATCCTACTCGTCGCTCGATTTCATCCAGGATGGGCAGCAGAAGTTTCAGGTATACAATTCATTGCTGTCGGAGTACGGCGTTCTTGGTTTCGAGTATGGCTACGCCATGGCGAACCCACACGCGCTGGTGATCTGGGAAGCCCAGTTTGGTGATTTTTCGAACGGGGCTCAGCTGATCATCGACCAGTTCATTGCGGCTGCCGAGTCGAAGTGGGGTATTCAGAATGGGCTTGTCATGTTGCTGCCACACGGCTACGAAGGACAGGGCCCCGAGCACTCCAACGCTCGCCCGGAGCGGTATCTACAGCTCACGGCCGAATACAACATGGTGGTTGCAAACATCACAACGCCGGCTAACTTCTTCCACCTGATGCGCCGGCAACTGGCGTGGGGATTCCGGAAGCCGCTGGTGGTCATGTCGCCCAAATCGCTGTTACGTCACCCCAAATGCGTATCCCCGCTGGAGGAGTTGACCAAAGGTTCGTTCCAGGAAGTGCTGGGCGATTCTTACGCCGATCCTAAGAAAGTAAAACGGGTACTGCTTTGCTCGGGTAAGGTTTACTATGACCTACTCGATAAGCAGCAGGCCGATCAGCGCGATGACGTAGCCATTGTCCGGCTGGAACAACTGGCTCCGCTGCCCAAAAAGCAGCTTGATGCTGTGTTAAGCCAGTACAAAAAAGCGGATCTGGTCTGGGTTCAGGAAGAACCAGAAAATATGGGCTACTGGGGTTACCTGCTACGCGTCATGGCGGGCCAGAACCCAGCCGCGTCTTATACCCTGCGGGTGGTTTCGCGCGGGGCCGCTGCGTCGCCTGCTACGGGCTACGCCAAAGTACACACCCAGGAACAGGCTGATATTGTTCGCCGGGCGTTTGACTAA